A single genomic interval of Candidatus Binataceae bacterium harbors:
- a CDS encoding arginine N-succinyltransferase translates to MDAAQPAFLIREARVADRRSLLRLARELDSVNLPTDSAEMTETLTRAAKSFRGRVANSARAVYIFCAEEIATRTIAGASMIIGQHGTPQSPHYYLEIDSDERYSAKLRKMFRHTYLRLRHSMDGPTETGGLIVTQPMRHRPERIGKQLSWARFLYIGRHLKRFQDRVIAEMLPPSAGDQGNIFWDHYGRRVTGLSFREADRLSAHDKEFIRALFPDAPLYTFLLPDEVRASIGAVREESRGAVRLLEQAGMKFLNQIDPFDGGPYYGAPTAELVPVRQRRTLKLRAAEPPAEHARLYLIAHEDSRRGFRAVQASALEQDERRLATPASVIAALGLAEEAPVDAVPLP, encoded by the coding sequence ATGGATGCCGCCCAGCCGGCCTTTCTCATCCGCGAGGCCCGCGTCGCCGACCGCCGCAGCCTGCTGCGGCTTGCGCGCGAGCTCGATTCGGTGAACCTCCCCACCGATTCGGCGGAGATGACGGAGACGCTGACGCGTGCGGCGAAATCGTTTCGCGGCAGAGTCGCCAACTCCGCGCGCGCCGTCTATATCTTCTGCGCTGAAGAGATCGCGACCCGCACGATCGCCGGCGCCTCGATGATCATCGGTCAGCACGGCACCCCGCAGAGTCCGCATTACTACCTCGAAATCGACAGCGACGAGCGCTACTCCGCGAAGCTGCGCAAGATGTTCCGGCATACGTATCTGCGGCTGCGCCATTCGATGGACGGGCCGACCGAGACCGGCGGGTTGATCGTGACCCAGCCGATGCGCCATCGCCCGGAGCGAATCGGCAAGCAGCTCTCGTGGGCGCGTTTCCTCTATATCGGACGGCATCTCAAGCGCTTCCAGGACCGGGTGATCGCCGAGATGCTGCCGCCGAGCGCCGGCGATCAGGGAAACATCTTCTGGGACCACTACGGCAGGCGCGTAACCGGCCTGTCGTTTCGCGAGGCCGATCGGCTTTCGGCCCACGACAAGGAGTTCATCCGCGCGCTCTTTCCCGACGCGCCGCTTTACACTTTTCTGCTGCCGGACGAGGTGCGCGCGTCGATCGGCGCGGTGCGCGAAGAAAGCCGCGGCGCAGTGCGCCTGTTGGAGCAGGCGGGGATGAAATTCCTGAATCAGATCGACCCGTTTGACGGCGGTCCTTACTACGGCGCCCCGACCGCCGAGCTGGTTCCCGTAAGGCAGCGGCGGACGCTCAAATTGAGAGCAGCCGAGCCACCTGCCGAGCACGCCCGCCTGTATCTCATCGCGCACGAGGACTCGCGCCGGGGGTTTCGCGCGGTGCAGGCGAGCGCCCTGGAACAGGATGAGCGGCGGCTGGCTACTCCGGCGAGCGTGATCGCGGCACTGGGGCTGGCCGAAGAAGCGCCGGTCGACGCGGTCCCATTGCCCTAG
- a CDS encoding M20/M25/M40 family metallo-hydrolase produces MDAALLDWCRRLIGCRSVTAEGTREIAALCASAMLAPAGITARLIPSTREGGEQVNLVAAIRGRESSLRPIVLNTHLDTVPPGAPELWTACDGDPFSARVDGDRIYGLGAADTKLDLAARIFALSGVGTPRRDVYLVGTFGEEHGLAGAKEMAEAAILPAGAMAFVGEPSRLEVITAHKGLMMFELALGFTPLRVDEPMQMRRLTFAGKAAHSSTPALGVNAIEIALKAMAINLKHNLVAIAGGTAVNVVPARCDVVAATDAALDIPIGGAIETTSFNKEAPEVIPLEVVTTMLRFIAALRNYADQGGGDEADYAPPTLTCNPGVIQSESGSMKLDFELRPPPGLALDEVRAGVARVAAEISRSAAAVSVALREKRANPGFRAPAASETVELAMGALASAGLELKSGVKSGCTEAGIYAAAGLEPVVIGPGPSTGVIHAPNEYNFLSDVEAAVRFYRALLEM; encoded by the coding sequence ATGGACGCGGCGCTGCTTGATTGGTGCCGGCGGCTCATCGGATGCCGCAGCGTCACCGCCGAGGGCACGCGGGAGATTGCCGCGTTATGCGCCTCGGCGATGCTTGCGCCGGCCGGAATTACCGCTCGCCTCATCCCCTCGACGCGCGAGGGCGGCGAACAGGTCAACCTGGTCGCCGCGATTCGCGGCCGCGAATCGTCGCTGCGGCCGATCGTGCTCAACACCCATCTCGACACCGTGCCGCCCGGCGCGCCTGAGCTATGGACCGCCTGCGACGGCGACCCGTTCAGCGCACGCGTCGACGGCGATCGCATCTACGGACTCGGCGCCGCCGACACCAAGCTTGATCTGGCGGCCAGGATTTTTGCGCTGAGCGGAGTTGGCACGCCGCGCCGCGACGTTTACCTGGTCGGCACTTTCGGCGAAGAGCATGGCCTTGCGGGCGCGAAGGAAATGGCGGAGGCGGCGATCCTGCCGGCCGGCGCGATGGCTTTCGTCGGCGAGCCTTCGCGCCTGGAGGTGATTACCGCGCACAAGGGCCTGATGATGTTCGAGCTGGCGCTCGGCTTCACGCCGCTTCGCGTTGACGAGCCGATGCAGATGCGGCGGCTGACGTTTGCGGGCAAGGCCGCTCATTCCAGCACTCCGGCGCTGGGCGTCAACGCGATCGAAATCGCGCTGAAAGCGATGGCGATCAATCTCAAACATAACCTGGTGGCGATCGCGGGCGGCACTGCGGTCAATGTCGTGCCGGCGCGATGCGACGTCGTCGCAGCAACCGACGCGGCGCTCGATATTCCGATCGGCGGCGCCATCGAGACCACGAGCTTCAACAAGGAGGCCCCCGAGGTCATCCCGTTGGAGGTCGTGACCACGATGCTCCGGTTCATCGCCGCACTGCGCAACTACGCCGACCAGGGCGGCGGTGACGAGGCCGATTACGCTCCGCCGACGCTGACCTGCAATCCCGGCGTAATCCAGTCGGAGTCCGGTTCGATGAAGCTCGACTTCGAGTTGCGCCCGCCGCCCGGGCTCGCGCTGGACGAGGTCCGCGCCGGGGTCGCCCGGGTGGCTGCCGAGATTTCGCGATCCGCGGCCGCCGTGTCCGTGGCGCTACGCGAGAAGCGCGCGAATCCGGGCTTTCGCGCGCCCGCGGCGAGCGAGACCGTCGAGTTGGCGATGGGCGCGTTGGCAAGCGCGGGGCTCGAGCTCAAATCCGGCGTGAAATCGGGATGCACCGAGGCGGGGATATACGCCGCGGCCGGGCTCGAACCGGTCGTGATCGGGCCGGGGCCGTCGACCGGGGTGATCCACGCGCCCAACGAATACAATTTTCTTTCCGACGTTGAAGCGGCGGTGCGCTTCTATCGCGCGCTGCTCGAGATGTAG
- a CDS encoding class I SAM-dependent methyltransferase, whose translation GSAGPRGLGHRCEIEFLAGDTTRLPFHDNTFDCIVNGFMLRNVTDLPAAFGELRRVLKPGGRLACLDLTPPRGPMHGLFGFYIARVVPLLGGVVSGHYSAYRWLGQSLRPHPDAESMAAIMRAAGLAEVGYRLTGFGTVAIHYAVKPGEATRRSGGDRTERERRPESDGRGAA comes from the coding sequence CGGCTCCGCCGGCCCGCGCGGCCTTGGCCACCGCTGCGAGATCGAATTCCTGGCCGGCGATACCACCCGACTTCCGTTTCACGACAACACCTTCGATTGCATCGTCAACGGCTTCATGCTGCGCAACGTGACCGACCTGCCCGCGGCTTTCGGTGAACTCCGACGCGTGCTCAAGCCGGGCGGACGGCTCGCCTGTCTCGACCTGACGCCGCCGCGCGGCCCGATGCACGGGCTCTTCGGTTTCTACATCGCGCGCGTCGTGCCGCTGCTCGGCGGAGTGGTGAGCGGGCACTACTCCGCCTACCGATGGCTGGGTCAGTCACTGCGGCCCCATCCGGACGCCGAAAGCATGGCCGCGATCATGCGCGCGGCGGGACTCGCCGAAGTCGGCTATCGTCTGACCGGGTTCGGCACGGTAGCGATCCATTATGCCGTCAAACCCGGCGAAGCCACCCGCCGCAGCGGCGGCGATCGTACTGAGCGCGAGAGGCGCCCGGAGAGCGATGGACGCGGCGCTGCTTGA